A stretch of Spirosoma oryzicola DNA encodes these proteins:
- a CDS encoding DUF72 domain-containing protein, protein MEFGKIHNLDAVNLTLPPGSAFNARVWAGVEPTQRPNVFIGGPIWANKDYVGKVYPSNAKERDFLHYYTRQFNTIELNLTHYQIPTMNMIDKWKAEATQGFTYCPKFPQAISHERQLIASETLTEEFVNAVLGLEEFLGMTFLQLPPSFGPDKWPILEAYLKSLPDELDVAVEFRHPDWFSKAALWQQTLERLYVLRRHVVITDVAGRRDVLHMGLSSPVLTLRFIANEGHQTDYVRTDAWIQRLKTWFEKGLQTAYLFIHGGAENDTAPELILYWTRELNKHCGLNLREPVLQPKVVQGSLF, encoded by the coding sequence ATGGAATTCGGAAAAATACATAACCTTGACGCCGTCAATTTAACCTTACCACCCGGATCGGCTTTCAACGCCCGGGTCTGGGCAGGGGTAGAACCTACTCAACGGCCCAACGTCTTTATTGGCGGACCTATCTGGGCCAATAAAGACTATGTAGGTAAAGTGTACCCGTCCAACGCGAAGGAGCGTGACTTCCTGCATTACTACACCCGGCAGTTCAATACGATTGAACTGAACCTGACGCACTATCAGATTCCAACAATGAACATGATTGATAAATGGAAGGCCGAGGCAACCCAAGGGTTTACCTACTGCCCTAAGTTTCCCCAGGCTATCAGTCATGAGCGGCAATTAATCGCCAGCGAAACCTTAACCGAAGAGTTTGTCAATGCCGTATTGGGGCTCGAAGAGTTCTTGGGAATGACGTTTCTGCAATTACCGCCGTCATTCGGACCTGACAAATGGCCGATATTAGAAGCGTACCTAAAGAGCTTACCCGACGAACTGGACGTAGCTGTTGAGTTTCGCCACCCGGATTGGTTCAGTAAAGCCGCCTTGTGGCAGCAAACCCTTGAACGGCTTTATGTGTTGCGTCGACATGTGGTCATCACAGACGTAGCCGGTCGGCGCGATGTGTTGCATATGGGACTGAGTAGCCCCGTTTTGACACTTCGATTTATCGCAAACGAGGGGCACCAAACCGATTATGTACGTACCGATGCCTGGATACAACGGCTTAAAACCTGGTTTGAGAAAGGATTGCAAACGGCTTATCTGTTTATTCACGGCGGTGCCGAAAACGACACCGCACCTGAGCTAATTCTTTATTGGACTCGGGAACTGAACAAGCATTGCGGCTTAAACCTGCGCGAACCCGTTTTACAACCCAAGGTCGTACAGGGCAGTTTGTTTTGA